In Palaemon carinicauda isolate YSFRI2023 chromosome 28, ASM3689809v2, whole genome shotgun sequence, a single genomic region encodes these proteins:
- the LOC137621714 gene encoding uncharacterized protein, producing MSLLMLTSSLLSDKLSTHVDSPTAMPPERPPNPMNSAQSAQRSDPPSVMPLLPPLPPLPLISSLLSKQLSSPVDRPTATLPEQPPNLLNLVQSALITDPPTVMPPLQPTSFLLSNQLSSHIDRPAAKPTDQPFTLQLATMQC from the coding sequence ATGTCACTACTGATGCTGACAAGCTCTCTACTCTCTGACAAGCTATCAACCCACGTTGACAGCCCAACGGCCATGCCACCTGAACGGCCACCTAACCCAATGAACTCAGCTCAATCAGCTCAAAGGTCTGACCCGCCATCAGTCATGCCGCTACTGCCGCCACTGCCGCCACTGCCGCTGATTAGCTCTCTACTCTCCAAACAGCTATCAAGCCCCGTTGACCGCCCAACAGCCACGCTGCCTGAACAGCCACCTAACTTGCTGAACTTGGTTCAGTCAGCTTTAATCACTGACCCGCCAACAGTCATGCCGCCACTGCAACCGACTAGCTTTCTACTCTCTAACCAGCTATCAAGCCACATTGACCGCCCCGCGGCCAAACCGACTGACCAGCCCTTTACTCTCCAGCTAGCTACCATGCAATGTTGA